The genome window AGTATGAAATCAACTACTCTGTGGACAGAGACATGAGACTCCAGGATAACACTGAGCACTTGCCACTCCACAGATCAGACAATTTGCAATCATTACATcatcaaaaattaaaacttttttcctgtcatgtttaaaatttttttttttttttccctgtcttttcttCACAATGAATCCTCTCTAGGGGCCAAGAACAGAGCAGGTCAAACCAGGTTGTATTCCTTCAGGTTGAGCTGTAGGATGGTGTCCTTGACAGCTGCAAAGACGAAACGgatgttttctgtgtctgtggCACATGTGAAGTGAGAATAGATGATTTTATCGCTGTCTGGATTTAAATCCACAAACATCTTGAGAATGAACTCACGGGCTGCCTGTGCATCCCTCTGCGGGCCTGCAGCAAACAAAGAACAGTTAACAGAGTTGTGCTAAGCACATCCTCTGGTGTGAACCACCAGAATAATAACTATTAGTACACTTTTTGTTATGGGTTCCATGgctataaagaagaaattaagatcACTTATTGCATAAAAGTCCTAGAACCTGAAATATCTTATGCTCTTCACTTACCTAGACCAAAATCtacaaaaggcatttttctgaCATTGAGAGTTTTGACAGACACCAATGCGTTATTTCAGACTGCactttgaaatacagaatttggtATAACCCTGTCCATGCTGCTTTCACTAGATAACAGAGACAGATACTTGATATATGTAACACAATTACCTCCTCTGGTGTTAGGATCTATATTTCTCCTTAATATATAAATGGATCTTATGCTCTGAAGGACACAACTGTATGTTAGGTAAACAAAGGTCATCTTCAGCCAACTCTGTAGTCTGGCTGGTCAACTGAAAGGAGGTAAGAAGTGGAAATTCTTGTCACTATTTACTTCATATTGCTGACAGTTCCTCAGAAAAGTCACCTCTTCTGAGTCACTATACTGATATTCCTTTCACAGCGTTCTCACATTCTCCATGGCAAGGACCATTTCGTGAGAGGTGATCTGATGGGCTACCTCCCACTCATGAGCTATGCAGCATTCCTGGAACAGCTACAGCAATTACTGGGATGAAAAAGGTGAAAGTATATGGTATTTCCTGATGTTGCTATCTTGTCTTCAGCTGTTAAATTATACGAGAAATATGCACTATTGGACCAATAGCCATACACAGACTGTGTAAAAAAGGCATGTTTTCCACCACTGATGATTTCAGAGTGCCTGTGCTCTCAGACAGCAGGGGGCATGAGACTACAGAAGTGGGAGAACAACTGATAAGAAGCAATTGCATTTGTCATTTAAAGGAAGCAAGCTGTTTGCAAAATGGCAATTCTTCCTTCACCATTTTAAGAAGTACGTAACAACAGAGTTAATATATGACAGCATGGAAAGAAGCGTGTTGCCCGACCTCATTCTCCGCTAcgttcatttattttcaaccCTGCACAGATGTACTACCAGCTGACTTTGAACGCACTCAAGGGTAGAGCTGGAAACGTCATTTTGGCTAAggaattttgtttcagatggGAATTTCTGTTTCATGTAGATATTGTTTTTCTACAGCTGCAGACAGCTCCCTATTAAGAATTGAATGCTACCTGAGATTTTTCAGCACCAACATGTGAACAGCTATTTGACCAGTCAGGTTCTCGAAACAAGGACTCAAATTGCCTCTTGACTAGAGGGTTAAGATGCCCAGTATGCCAGTGAATTATCATGTTTATAAAATAGGTTATATGCACAAGCATCCAGGTAGTCAAGTTCCATCATTTAACACTTTAAAGCACatattaatggaaaataatttttaattcatcatCTAGGAGAGGTTCATTAGATCAGATCTCTGTTATCTACGCATGATCAGGACATTTTTGTGACATCTGCTCATTGTTGTAGGTATTCCTTTTGAAATTAGGAGTTTTTCCCCATCTCTAGATCtgagtttcctttaaaaaaaaaaatccaaccaaaCCACCCCGACTCCTTCTAAACTTAGTGTTCCTCCTTAAAAGCCACTCACCATCAAACTCTGGGAAATAGTCAACAAGATGGGAATACAGGATCTTGTCTTCCAACAGATCCTTCTTGTTCAGGAAGAGGATAACAGATGAGTTTTGGAACCAGGGATAAGTGATAATGGTTCGAAAGAGAGCTTTACTCTCTTCCATCCGgttctgaaataagaaagagCAAGCAGTTTTCACAGATGAGGATCAAGATGCCTTTCTGATATTTGCACGCGTAGGCAGATTTGCATTGATCTAGCATCTCAGATACTGTACACAGAATACTTTGGTCCTAAGTAAATTCTGGATCAAACTGAGCAGGTAAACAGAGAGCAAATGCAACACCTAATGGATTCAAGTTTTGTTTAATTGGCAAGCCGTTAATATTAATGGACTTTTACAAATCATTTTACGCTTTGTGCAGTCACGTGAGAGGACTGGCCACGATAGTTTGTGAGCTACTACCTGTTTTATCTAGTAGAAAAGAATAACTACATTCACCTTATGGATTTTTTGTTAATCTCTTAGCAGGCATAAAACTCAGTATTGCATCTTCCAAGAGACCAGTCACTATCTAATaaggcagcagccacagcacaaaGTAATTCaggtgaggaaaagaagaaagcaggaacGGGTAATTTTATGAGCATCCGTTCACATAGCACAGCACCTTCCAAGACACACAGGACTCCACAATCGCAGAGTATTTCTGTATCATTTGAGAAGTACAGATAATTTGAAGGTACTATGCATTCTCTGCCCTCAGGAACATCATCATCCATTGAGGCTCATGTTCTCTTCGCAATAGGAAGAGCTGAAGGTCAAAACCAACAATTCTTGCTAATCCAGCACTTTGGTACTGACCTCCAAGAAGGCAGAAAGACCTCCTTTCCCACCACCCTCCTGGCGAGCTCCCACTCTTTGGCTTACCTCATTATCAGACTCCACCAGAACTTGGTCATATTCACTAAGTGCTACTAAAAACATGATGGAAgtcacattttcaaagcaatggATCCACTTCCTTCGTTCTGATCTTTGACCTCCAACATCCACCATTCTAAGGAAGAGGAATACATACAATGTCACAGAAGTAGCTGCAATTCTCTATCTGAATGCAGAGGACCAGCATACAATGAGAACAAATGCCACTCTTTACCATTCAAGATAACCTGGCACAGGGATGTAATAACACACACTTGCTAACATAGCCATGAAGTTTACAAAATATCCTGTTCCAGAAATATGTCCATCTCTTCAATTTGATATAATAACGTAATATCATATTCAAATTCCAAATATCAGCATTACCATTTTAGTTGCACTCTACTCTGGTTTGTTAAATAGCAGTCTTGGATCTGAAAAGACAAATCCTTCAAAACTCTGGTCTGTCAAattagcaaattatttttttttctattaaagcATCTGCTTGTCTCAGAATTTCTCACAGAGCATACTTTAGTAACGCAACTTTTCTTAGAATGTGCTAACAGTTACACACCTCAGCTTCTCAGTTCTAAGCACCACCTGGACAGTATGCTAAAGTTATTTTGAAACCTTTTACCTATTTCATAGGTCAGCAAaccaaaacagagaaagtaaCTTTTTGTAAATCTGTAATTGAATGGATTAAGGGACAGGATGAAGGCTTCTTTATTCCTCCCCTGTATTATCCCTACTGTGGAAGACAAAGGAAGGGAGTAgtagagaagcaggaaaaaactTGCTTTGCAATAGAAAAGCATGTCATTGTGCCCTTGTATACCATGCTCACTTCCTGGCTTAAGCCTCCAAATAACCATATATTGCTGCAGCAGCATAGGCAGCAAGTTTTGGTGCCCTATTCTGAGGGCACAGAAAACCATCTCTGAAGGCTGATACTAGGCATCACATATAAGAGAGTTTGCACAAAAAGCAGTCTCtacttgaaagagaaataaacaatCAAAGTTGCTTGAGCAAAGCATTTTGAGTCAAGCACCACCAAGAGCAagctcaccaccaccaccccggCCACTCGCTGGCTTAAGCTACCGACAGTTCTCTCAGCTGCCTTACAAGGCACCACTTCAGCCTCAGGTTCCAGCAAGGTAATCCTTCCCAGGAAGGACACCGATTCCTGATAAATGGTTAGTTGTGCTCTAAAAAGTCACCTTCTGTTTTGTGGTAAGGAAAAGCTCCAAGCTGAAACATCGTCTTaagctaaaataaatgctaaCGCCGTCCCCCTTAGCAGGTACTTCACAGCGTCAGAGCACATACATTCACTCAAGCCTCTCAACTCTGCATCGGGACACTCTAAAGCAATCCACAACTCATCTTTCCTGAAACTATATCATTCCTCTCTCAGTTCAGCGTAACACGAATACACCTTCCGTACCTGAAGATAATATTCTCTAGGTCAAAGGGGTATTCTATGATACCGGTTGTAGGAACTCTAACGCGTAGCACATCTTGCTGAGTTGGTAGATATCCTGGAGTAGCGATACGATCCACATCGCTAAGATAGCTAAAAGAAGcacaattttcaaaaaaaaaaaaaaaaaagggggaaaaaaagaaaaactacctTAGGTTGCAGCACAAATACACAGATTTAAACAGTGTCACATTAAGTCTTTGCCTAGCATAACAGAAAGTCACTTGAGCCATTTCCAAAatgcaatgtgaaaaaaaaaacaaaatatatctttGGGGAACAGTAATTCACCTGCCATCCCTTTTGGAGGATAAACAGGTACATTAAGAACAACTTTATCAACTCTGTGTAGGTGTGTGGAAAACAATCTTTACTACAGAAAAGGTTTAAGTACAGTGGATGCTTATGTTTCAGAATCAAGTTTCACCTAAGGCTTTCTGTTACTGAAGAATTTATGTTACAAGGCACAGGTAGAATCTTACAGATCTCTCTATACCTAGATTTTGTCAATAACAAACCCACAAGTTACAACACTTCTGCCGCCTATGAGCCAGGGACTACATAGATGGCATGAGGTAGGGATTCTAGCCTCATGTGTACCTAGAAGCAGATGTGCAAACAACTGCCTTTATCACCCACCAGAACACCTCGAACCCACGTGAGAAGTAGCTAGTGGTAAAGAATTTCCAGATCTAAACCTGTCCCCAAATAATCATAGCCTCCCCCATCTCCTGCAAAGCTCTTTGCCTTTCTGGAGCCAGATTCAAACAAGTTAGTTACCTGTTACCACTGTTCTTTCATCATAACTTTTCCTAAGGATACTTCTGGCTGATAGAGGCAAACTGCTTCTATCACACGCTTATGATTTTTATCCCAATATATGTAGCCAGCAGAGACCATGCAACTTGTTTAAAACACATAGCAAGACTCATATGCCTCAATGAAAAAGtactatgtattttaaagtaacaatGTCATGGAATACGCTGCAGCGTTCTCATCCTCTGAAACAAACTCtagacttcaaaataaaaaaaatggatagtttttatttgttatagCATTGCTAGCATCTACCAGTACCCACCAGTGGTTAAGTACTTACTATTTAGCTGAGTCAGAAAGCTGATATTCTCTTCTCCTGTCATAACACTCTTGTATTCCAGGGTCGTTCCACAATGTTTTAATTGCACTTACGTAGGGCTGCTCAAATGTCATGACCTTTTCTACATCCACTTCCCTGATCAGGACTGCATTGGCCTGAAGATTGAAAAtcaaaaaccaaagcaaaagaACTCTCAGATGAACTAAGTCCCTGTATTATGACTTCAAGGATCCACGCACTGGCTGCAAAGACCAGAGGAACAATGGTAAACTATACAAGGTAAACAATACATCTGAGACATCGCAGCTCCAGTTTTCCTAGAATTGATATTAAATGGAGAAATTAGACTTCAATATGGTtggggggcgaggggagggggTATTTGTCTTTATAGCAGCTGTCAGCAAAGTTCCACCAAAGAATCACAGGCTCCTTCATAGAATAAACTGCAAAATGGCAGCAGGCTTCACCTACCAAGATGGTGCACACCATTAGATCCGTGTGTTTTGAAACAGCTTCCAAGGCAGAACATCCACTGCAAAGAACCCCTGACTGTCCAACTTCTGAGGAGGCTAAACTACATTTGGACAACAGGCTGTTATCCTGCGtctcttattattttttttaatgcatttgaatAGGGACAGAGGCATTGTTTTAGCATACTTCAGCCACAGTCCcttttgagagagaaaataaaaatggccaCTCTACAATCTATAAGCAAAGGAAGGACTACAATCATCACAACTGCCGTGGCATCCGTGAAGCTACTATCCATGCAAGGttgctttctgaaatctttGATACACTTGCAAGAGGAAAGGGCTTCTGCCTATACTAgacataataaaaaacaaagccaagttCTGCACTTATCATAAGTGAAAGGTGACAGACTATAGCTGTCAAAGTGCCTCTGCCATGCCTCAGGGAAAGCACAAGTAAGGCAAGCTTCCTTCCACCCTGCCTACTCTCAACACTAATACTGCAGAGCCTCTCTAAAGGCAGAAAAGGTTTTCAGACTTGAGGACTCCTGGTGTGACGGCCAGTCCCTGTGAACAGTTAATAAAAATCAGCTCCACGTTGCTGTGTGACAGAACAGATAAAACATGAttccacttaaaaatattaGGACACGAagcattaaagaaacaaaacaccaaaaacctAATCTCTTTGTGCACCCTCAACACCCCCCTGcaaataactaaaataattcAGACCAGATTTAGCTGAAAAAATTATCCCTGGACCCTAGAAGGGCAAGCCAAACCACAGAAACGAAGTGATTCAAGCTGAAGCTGAGACCAAAACTCCTCAAGAAAGTTAGTACCTTTGGTCAACGCTTATCAGAAAAACTGACAACTTGCAGTAACAGCGATAACTTAAAATGAAGGTGTCTTTCAGGTCCAGCATATATTGTTAGCTTCCAGTTCAGGTGCAACTAGCAGTTCACATAGTGAAAACCCAGCACATCTACAAATACTGAATCcttgaaataagtaaatagaGCCCATCTTCCTACCTCGTGTCCCAGTTCCTTGCTCCCACCACCCACTACGTGCAAACCACCCTGAGAACAACTTAATTCGGACAATGATTCTTTCCCCCAGGCAGAAAGTTGCTTTATCCCTCAACCCAACCTAGTAAATGGAGTCAGATATCAACAAAATATCATAAAAAGCTGTCCTTCagcacacacaccaaaaaaaaaggagggaagaatTCAGGGAGGTTGAGACTGCAGTGCAGAAGGGCACAAACAAACAGGAACTTACACGTCAAAACCCAGAATTCCCACTATCTAAAA of Cygnus atratus isolate AKBS03 ecotype Queensland, Australia chromosome 26, CAtr_DNAZoo_HiC_assembly, whole genome shotgun sequence contains these proteins:
- the GNA11 gene encoding guanine nucleotide-binding protein subunit alpha-11, which produces MTLESMMACCLSDEVKESKRINAEIEKQLRRDKRDARRELKLLLLGTGESGKSTFIKQMRIIHGSGYSEEDKKGFTKLVYQNIFTAMQSMIRAMETLKILYKYEQNKANAVLIREVDVEKVMTFEQPYVSAIKTLWNDPGIQECYDRRREYQLSDSAKYYLSDVDRIATPGYLPTQQDVLRVRVPTTGIIEYPFDLENIIFRMVDVGGQRSERRKWIHCFENVTSIMFLVALSEYDQVLVESDNENRMEESKALFRTIITYPWFQNSSVILFLNKKDLLEDKILYSHLVDYFPEFDGPQRDAQAAREFILKMFVDLNPDSDKIIYSHFTCATDTENIRFVFAAVKDTILQLNLKEYNLV